A part of Candidatus Neomarinimicrobiota bacterium genomic DNA contains:
- the aceB gene encoding malate synthase A produces MNKDNPSEGLVIKGQWTAACARVLTKEARLFITELEKCFGNRRRELLTARVQRQSDIDKGVMPDFLPETESVRNGDWTVAHVPADLQDRRVEITGPVDRKMIINALNSPVKVFMADFEDSSSPTWDNMVEGQVNLRDAIRRKITFINPKNGKYYKLNDKTATLMVRPRGWHLEEKNVELNGKPISASLFDFGLYFFHNAKELNKRDTGPYFYLPKLESHLEARLWNDVFVYAQETLGVPNGTIKATVLIETILAAFEMDEILFELKDHSAGLNCGRWDYIFSFIKKFKNNADFILPDRGEVTMGRHFLKSYVNLLIQTCHKRGAHAMGGMAAQIPINGNEDENNEAMDKVRLDKEREMKAGHDGTWVAHPGLAPIAMEAFSEMTLANQVEARPRKDVKITAEDLLKVPAGHITEDSVRHNIRVGIQYIEAWLRGNGCVPLYNLMEDAATAEICRSQLWQCVHLEAVTEEGECITVKKIEKLIMEELEQIKTEIGLDNYFSGRFNIATDLFTNMIKTEDFDEFLTLKAYQYI; encoded by the coding sequence ATGAATAAGGACAACCCCAGTGAGGGATTGGTTATTAAAGGGCAGTGGACCGCTGCTTGTGCCAGAGTATTGACTAAAGAAGCACGATTGTTCATTACTGAACTGGAAAAATGTTTTGGGAATCGTCGTAGAGAATTATTAACGGCCCGCGTTCAAAGGCAATCTGATATTGATAAAGGTGTCATGCCAGATTTCTTGCCAGAAACTGAATCGGTACGAAATGGAGATTGGACAGTTGCGCATGTACCTGCAGATCTCCAAGACCGCCGTGTAGAGATTACTGGGCCGGTCGATCGAAAAATGATTATTAATGCGCTGAATTCCCCGGTGAAAGTATTCATGGCCGATTTTGAAGATTCTTCTTCTCCTACGTGGGATAATATGGTCGAAGGACAGGTGAACTTGCGAGATGCCATCCGCAGAAAGATTACGTTCATTAATCCTAAAAACGGTAAGTATTATAAATTAAATGATAAAACAGCCACATTAATGGTGCGTCCCCGTGGATGGCATTTGGAAGAAAAGAATGTGGAATTGAATGGCAAGCCCATATCCGCATCATTGTTTGATTTCGGACTATACTTTTTTCATAACGCAAAAGAATTGAATAAACGCGATACCGGTCCCTATTTCTATTTACCAAAATTGGAAAGCCATTTAGAAGCTCGCCTGTGGAATGATGTATTTGTTTATGCCCAGGAAACATTAGGTGTTCCAAATGGAACAATCAAGGCGACAGTGTTGATTGAAACGATTTTGGCGGCTTTTGAGATGGATGAAATACTGTTTGAATTAAAAGACCATTCCGCCGGTTTGAATTGCGGACGCTGGGACTATATTTTCAGCTTCATTAAAAAATTCAAAAATAATGCAGATTTTATTTTACCAGATCGGGGTGAAGTAACCATGGGACGGCATTTTTTAAAAAGTTATGTGAATTTGTTAATTCAAACATGTCACAAGCGTGGTGCTCATGCGATGGGCGGAATGGCAGCACAAATTCCTATAAATGGTAATGAAGATGAGAATAATGAAGCTATGGATAAAGTGCGCTTGGATAAGGAACGGGAAATGAAAGCCGGTCATGATGGTACTTGGGTTGCCCATCCCGGATTAGCCCCTATCGCCATGGAAGCATTCTCAGAAATGACTTTGGCCAACCAGGTTGAAGCGCGTCCACGTAAAGATGTAAAAATCACCGCAGAAGATTTACTTAAAGTTCCCGCTGGCCATATCACTGAAGACAGCGTGAGGCATAATATTCGTGTGGGGATTCAGTACATCGAAGCATGGCTCAGGGGAAACGGTTGTGTACCCCTGTATAACTTGATGGAAGATGCAGCAACAGCAGAAATTTGTCGCTCGCAACTCTGGCAATGCGTCCATCTTGAAGCTGTTACTGAAGAAGGTGAATGCATTACAGTTAAAAAAATTGAAAAATTGATTATGGAAGAATTGGAACAGATCAAAACAGAAATTGGATTGGATAATTATTTTTCCGGCCGTTTCAATATTGCCACAGACCTTTTCACCAATATGATCAAAACGGAAGACTTTGACGAATTCTTAACACTCAAAGCTTACCAATACATCTAA
- the aceA gene encoding isocitrate lyase: MMNRQEQVNQLEKDWKENDRWEGIARPYTADEVVNLRGSVQIEYTLGKKGAEKFWEALKGDEVVSALGALTGNQAIQEVQAGLKAVYCSGWQVAGDANSAGAMYPDQSLYPVDSVPKLVERINNSLLRTDEIHWMKGDDSTDWVVPLIADAEAGFGGNLNAYELMKSMIKAGAAAVHWEDQLSSAKKCGHMGGKVLVSTQEAINKLVAARLAADVMDVPSVIIARTDANAANLITTDVDIRDQQFVTGDRSNEGFYYVNNGLDQAIDRGLSYAPYADLLWCETAKPNLDEARRFAEAIHEKYPGKLLCYNCSPSFNWKANLGDAELKSFREELFKMGYKYQFITLAGWHALNLSMFELSRAYAADGMYAYSNMQNREFENEENGFRAAKHQAFVGTGYFDAVQNTVTAGNASTVAMEGSTEEQQFHSAESPIVMDKTPAYQA, from the coding sequence ATAATGAATAGACAAGAACAAGTAAATCAATTAGAAAAAGACTGGAAAGAAAACGACCGCTGGGAAGGCATCGCCCGTCCCTATACCGCTGATGAAGTGGTAAACCTTCGTGGGTCTGTCCAGATAGAATATACACTTGGCAAAAAAGGTGCCGAAAAATTTTGGGAAGCACTCAAGGGAGATGAAGTTGTTTCAGCTCTGGGCGCCCTTACAGGCAACCAAGCTATTCAGGAAGTCCAAGCCGGGTTGAAAGCGGTATACTGTTCTGGTTGGCAAGTAGCGGGAGACGCCAATTCAGCTGGCGCCATGTACCCGGATCAAAGTCTATATCCCGTCGATTCTGTTCCCAAGTTGGTGGAACGGATTAACAATTCACTCCTTCGTACGGATGAAATCCATTGGATGAAAGGTGATGATAGTACCGATTGGGTTGTTCCTTTGATTGCAGATGCAGAAGCTGGATTTGGCGGAAACCTCAATGCTTATGAACTCATGAAATCCATGATCAAAGCAGGCGCTGCAGCGGTTCATTGGGAAGATCAATTATCATCAGCCAAAAAATGTGGCCACATGGGTGGTAAGGTATTGGTCTCTACTCAGGAAGCAATCAATAAACTGGTGGCGGCTAGATTAGCGGCGGATGTAATGGATGTTCCTTCAGTCATTATAGCCCGGACTGACGCCAACGCAGCCAACCTTATCACTACGGATGTTGATATTCGCGATCAACAATTTGTTACTGGAGATCGATCCAACGAAGGATTTTACTACGTAAATAATGGGTTAGATCAAGCAATCGATCGGGGTCTGTCTTACGCACCTTATGCAGATCTCCTGTGGTGCGAAACGGCCAAACCGAATTTGGATGAAGCACGTCGGTTCGCCGAAGCCATCCATGAGAAATATCCCGGGAAACTTTTGTGCTACAACTGTTCCCCTTCTTTCAATTGGAAAGCAAATTTGGGTGATGCAGAACTTAAATCCTTTCGGGAAGAACTATTCAAAATGGGTTACAAATACCAGTTCATCACCTTGGCCGGGTGGCATGCACTAAACCTGAGTATGTTCGAATTGAGCCGTGCTTATGCCGCCGATGGTATGTACGCTTATTCAAACATGCAGAATCGTGAATTCGAAAATGAAGAAAACGGATTCCGGGCTGCCAAGCACCAGGCTTTTGTGGGAACGGGGTATTTTGATGCCGTTCAAAATACAGTTACAGCAGGGAATGCATCGACAGTAGCTATGGAAGGTTCAACTGAAGAACAACAATTTCACTCTGCCGAATCTCCAATAGTAATGGATAAAACGCCAGCCTACCAAGCGTAG